The DNA segment GTTGTATATTCATGCGTCGTCTTTGAATGGCTGTTGCCAAATGAAGGCACGAACTTTGTCAGCGATCCGCTTGATATTGCAGCTTACATATTTGGAGCGCTACTTTATGTGTTCTTTATTTCGAAGGGTTCAGGCGATCAAGTTCAAGATAACAAACGCGTTAAGTCAATAAATTGATATGAAATTATTCTTGCTATTACTCTCAAGTTTATTCGTTTTTGGAATAGCCAATGCTCAGGAAGATTTGAAAAATCTATCTGCTAAAGAACGTTTTCGAATTGCCGAAAACGAGAAAATTGAAGCTGCGACCGATGTGGAATTTCAGCAGTACATGAGCACAGGCCACGACCTTTTTTCAGATCGGCACTACCTCAAGGCCATTCGCAGTTACGAAAAGGCAGCGGAAATTCGACCCTACAATGTCTACCCAAAAGTGAAAATCTCCGACATCGAACTCTCCATGAAGGATACCTTAGAAATCCTCAGAGCTGCAGAAAAAGAAGAAATTAAAAAGGAAAAGCCAAAACCGAAAGAACCCGAGGTAGCTGAAACCGAAGAAAAACTTCCTGAGACGCCAAAGCAAACGATGGATAGATTGGACAAATGGGAAGAAAATGAACGGCAAAAGCTAGAGGCTCAACGCGAAAGTGAAAAAACAGAGAAAGAACAGGCTCAGCCTCCTACTCAGACAACATCAGGCGACGTGCAGACCATGTCTATCGAAGACTACCGAAAGGAATTGGCAGAGACTTTTCCCAGTGGCATAACTGAAACGGTATCAGAAGAAGGAAATAAAACAATCACCAAACGAGTGGTAGTGCACAACGGAAAAGGAGACGAGTACAAGAAAGTGGTCCACAACTGGGGCGGAGTTTTCTTCTTTAAAAACGGCGATGCAGTGACGGAACGTGTTTGGGATCAAGAAACTGTCTCTGAGAAATAGGGTCTCTATTTTGGAGACTTGGCTCCTGCCAAAATCTTTACTTCGAGATCATTCTCCCGAGGAGGTATGGGGCATGAATATCGATCTGAATAGGCGCAGTAAGGATTATAAACCAAGTTGAAATCAACAAACACAGAATCACTAGGTGGAATCTCCATCTCGAGGTATCTCCCACCTTCATAAGTTCCGAAGCCATTGGAAGCATCGGTAAAAGGAACGAAGAGCTGATTCTCATGACCTGGCATTCGCATTAGTTCCAAATTTCGATAAGCTGACAAAACGAGCTCCGTTGAGTCCACTTGAAAATGAATTGTCCCCGCTTTTTGATAGCGCTGCTTAATTGACCCGGTAGTTTGAAATGTGATTGGCTTTTGGCGATCGAGAATTTCAAACTTCGCCATTAACGCAAAATCAGGATTATAAGGATAGCGCGCAACGCTATCAAATTCTGCTACCATCTCCTTCTTTAAAGGCGATTTTTCGGGATCGGCAAACTCTGCGTCAGTTTCAGCCCAGAATTCTATATAACGTGCTTCTTGAGCTATCATTGAAATCGAGGCAAATGCAAAGAGGGCAAACAAAAAGGTCTTAAAAAATCTCATTTGCCAAAGTTACGGAATCAGCAGACTGATTTTTTGGAAAGAGAAGTCATTTTTTACCATATTGCGGGTCATGGAATTAGCCCGATCCATAAAAGATGCTGAGAATGCATTGAGAGATTTCATCGAATACTCGCTGGAGAAAAATCTCGGAGCAGATTGGACGTCCAAATGTGGAATTCCCTCAGCCAGAATTGATCTTTGGCGAGAAAGAAAGGCTCAAGGAGAAGTAGATTCCGTTCCCAATAAGGGAGAGGAACGACTCGTGTACTACGCTCCTTTTGAAGATTTGTATGACTTGATTTCCGAAAACTGGATCGGGGATTTTCAAAGTGCTTTCACGGAAAGAGATCGACTCATCACTTTCATCAAAATTTTGGAGGAGTATAGAGATCCTCAAATTCACAGACGTGAACTATTCGTTTACCAAAAACATCTGGTTTTGGGCATCACGGGCGAAATTCGCGCTAAGATCACGGCCTACCGCAGTCTGCTGGAAGTAGGTAAAGAAGGCTATCCCAGAATAGAATACATCAAGGATAGTTTGGGGAATATTTGGGTGCCCGGAAAGCCTCGGCGACTCAAAACCAACTTGACCATACATCCGGGTACTACTCTGGAATTTATTGTGCAAGCCAGCGACCCCGAGGAGAAGCCTCTTGAATTTAAAATTCACGGACAGAAATGGCAGAGCGGCAACATCTTGTTTTTCGAAGTAGCAGATAAGCACGTTCAAAAGCAAGCGCAGATTAATATTACCATACGCAGTTCACGAAAATTTCATGCTTACCCTTTGGGCTATGATGACCGAGTGGTTTTCGAATATCAAATTATTCCCAGATAGTAAATCCGCTTATCTCCGGTTTCGACCGAAAAAGAGTTGAGCGAGCTCTTTGATGAAAATCACGATCGAAATTCCATGAACCTCCACTACATTGGTATCAGTTAAAATCTTCTGATGGTTGCTTTGAGCAGAGCAATGAAAAGCGAGCTGATCCTAGATCACTCGCTTTTTTTATTCGGCATCGGATTGGTATTTTTCTTAAATTTCGTAGAATTTGAACGCAATGAAAATCCTACAGAAACCATTCACAGCAAAAGAAAAAGACACAATCGAAGTTACCTTCGATAAGCCCACAAAGGTCTTACTGATCGAAAGCAGTCAGTTTACGCGTTACAAAAAAGGCCTCACCTATCAGTACCGAGGTGGTAAAGCTGAGCAATCTCCGGTGACTTTCACCGTTCCGTTTGACGGCATCTGGCATGCTGTTATTGAAAAAGGCACTTATACCAATCCTTTGGAGGTAACGGGAAATGCCAAACTCATCCCACACCGCTACGATACCTTAAATGGCTCAGAACAAACAGGGGCTGCAAAAAGGCAAGTTGAAGAATACGACGACACCCTCGATTAATGTCAAAACATTTCACTTTTAATAAAGCGAACCTTTTCGGGTTCGCTTTCATCATTTTAGCTTTTATCGCCTGCGAGCCATCGCAGTCAACTCAAGAAGATGATGAGCTTAAGGTCAAGCCCTCTGCGAAAAAAGTAATTGCAAAAAAGGATAGCACAATAGCAGTCGAAAGAGAGTACCCCAAGTTGGACAGTGCCAATATCGAAAGCTTTTTAAGCGAATACTTTCGCGAAAATCCCGAGAGGAGGGTCAGAGTGATTACGCGTGTAGGAACTCTCAAGGTGAAGTTGTTTGACGATACCCCATTGCATACTGCCAACTTTCTGATGATGACAAAAAGAAATTACTTCACGGGTACGGAATTTATTCGGGTAGCCCCTAATTTTGTGGTCCAAGGTGGGAACAACGAAAGCGAAATCGAAAAAGTAAAGCGGATCTTGATAGGATCATACACCATACCACCTGAATTTAAAGAAGAACGCTTGCATAAAAAGGGAGCCTTGTCCATGGCTCGCGATTACGAGAACAATCCCAACAAGAGGTCTTCGCCGTATTATTTTTTCTTCGTTCACGGACAGAAATTCAATGAACCACAACTAATGGCTATTGAACGAGACAGCGATATGGTCATTCCTCAATGGAAAAGAGAAATTTACAAGACCATCGGCGGCGCGCCACATCTGGATAATCAGCACACGGTTTTCGGCGAGATATATGAAGGCCTGGATGTCTTAGACAAAATGGCTGCAGTGGATACCGATGCAGGCGAATGGCCTATTACCCCTTTAATCATGCAAATTGATATTATCGATGAATAGAATAATGCTACTATTGGCGGTCTGTTTTTTATGGGCTTGCCAAGAATCAGGTGAAACAAATACTTCAATCCGAGTTGACAAAAGTCTCGATTCTTTAAAGGCGGGTGTGGCTTGCGCGCATCCCGTAGCAGCCGAGATCGGAGCAAAAATTCTTGAGAGCGGAGGAAATGCGACTGACGCGGCCGTTGCCGTGCAGTGGGCTTTGGCCGTTTGTTTCCCCGAAGCAGGAAACATCGGCGGAGGCGGATTTATGGTCGCCCGACGAAATGACGGTTTGACAACGACCTTAGACTTCCGCGAGCGAGCGCCCGGTGGTGCTTTTCCGGGGTTGTTCCTTGGCCCTGACGGGGAAGTACTTGAAGGTATCAGCACGGATACGCGAATAGCGGCAGGAGTTCCGGGATCGGTAGCAGGCATTTATGAAATGCACGATAAGTTCGGGAGCTTGCAAATGAGTTACCTCCTGGAACCGGCCATTGAGATAGCCCGAAACGGATTTCCAATTACTGCCGATCAGGCCCAACGCCTCAACGAGAATCGTGAAATGCTCGAAACACGAAATCGATTTCCCACCGCCTTTGTCAAAGAAACTCCATGGGTAGAAGGTGATATTCTGATTCAAGAAGATTTAGCCAATACGCTTACTCGTATTAGAGATAAAGGTCCGACGGAGTTTTATATGGGTGAAACAGCACAACTGATTTTGGAGGAGATGGGAGAAGGCAGAGGGCTCATCACTGCTGAAGATCTAAAAAAGTACCAACCGCAATGGCGGAACCCCATTAAGTTCTCATTTGATCGGTATCAAGTTATCTCAATGCCACCTCCATCGAGCGGAGGTATTGCTCTGGAACAAATGTTCAAGATGGCTAAAATGCTTGAAGTAGATTCAATTGTACACAACTCTACCGAATACCTCCATTTCAATACTGAAATTCAGAGACGCGTGTATGCCGACCGATCCATGCACTTAGGTGATCCCGATTACTACGACATTCCGTACAAAGAATTAGTTGATTCCACCTATCTCTCATCGAGACTGAGGAACTTTGAGTACCGAGCTACACCTAGCTCACGTGTAAGTCATGGGAATATGGAACAAGTCGCTGAGAGTATGGAAACCACCCATCTTTCGGTAGTGGATGAAGAAGGGAATGCCGTTTCGATCACAACAACTATCAATGGCATGTATGGAAGTCGAATCGTCGTATCCGGAGCAGGTTTCTTGCTCAACAATGAAATGGACGATTTCAGTTCCAAGCCGGGTACTCCAAATTCATATGGTTTGGTTGGAGGGAAAGCAAATTCCATCGAACCAGGCAAGAGAATGTTGAGCTCAATGACTCCCACCATTGTGGAAAAAGACGGCGAGCTATTTCTGGTGTCAGGTTCTCCGGGAGGAAGTACCATCATCACCTCCGTGTATCAGACTATAGCCAACTGCGCATTTTTCAGGATGGATCTTAAAGATGCTATAGCCGCTCCGAAATTTCACAGTCAATGGCTTCCGGACAAGTTATTCCTTGAACAAGACAGATTTCCTGAGGACCTCATCACTTTATTGGAAAGCAAGGGACACGAAATCGATTATTTCTACTCACTCGGAAGAGTAGATGCCATTAAAGTTTCGGATAATGGAATGCTCGAAGTCTGCGGAGATCCACGTGGCGACGATGTAGGAGCCGGGTATTAAATAGAATGATGCACGAAGTTTTAAAAAAGTACAACGAAGTCAACCATTTCGGTGCACTACTCGGGCTGGAACTCAAAGTGATCAAACCGGGTGAGGTCGAATACCGAATGGAGATAAAAGAGGAGCACCTCTCCAACCCTTTGGCAGCCCATGGCGGAGCTATCTCCGCAATGATGGATGCCATACTCGGTGTGGCAGCGCTTTCACTGGCGGTAGAAAACGACAAGCTAGTGAGCACCGTGGAGTTTAAACTCAACTACTACACTCCCATAAAACTCGGAGATAAGCTATTGGGAAATGGAAAAGTGACCTTTGCAGGAAACAGACTGATTTCATCAGAGGGTACCATCTTTATCGAAAACGAGAATATGAAAATAGCGTCCAAAGGACTCGGCACGTTCAATGGTTATCCCGCTTCTAAAAACGAAATACTAGGGAAAGTCTAGACTATTTCTCCCCGTCTTCCTCCGGTTGAGGTACATGCAGAAACTCTGAAGTTTGTTTGATCGCTACCATTACTTGCTCCAAAATTTCTTCCGCCGGAGCATCGTAATCAATGTCAAGAGGCTCGTAAAACTTCATTAATAGACGAGTATCTCTCTTTTTGATCTTGAGCCCTTTTTTGTCAAATGCCCTTCGGAATCCGTCAATATTAACAGGCACGACAATAGGCCTATTCTGTTTGATGATATGGGCAGTCCCTTTTCTCCCTTTCTCAAAAGCCTTGGTGGTTCCTTGCGGAAAAGTAACCAACCAACCCGTTTTCACTGCTTTCGAAATGTTTTCGGGGTCTTTTGGATTCACTTCACGCTCCACTGATTTTCCTGACGCTCGCCAAGTTCGGTCAACGGTTATGGCTCCGCCGTATGCAAAAAGCTTTGGCAACAAACCGCTCTTCATAGTTTCGGAAGCAGCGACGTAATAAACGTTTAGTTTGGGAGCAAGCAGATAAATCGGATTGCGAATTCCCCGTTTAAACTTCCATTTCGCGGCACCAAAAGCGTGGTACATCAAGATTACATCTGAAAAATAAGTCTGATGGTTGGACACAAAAAGCACGTTCTTGTCGGGTAATCTTTGGAGGACATCCATTCCCGCTATTACGCTTTTATTCGTCCACACGTAACGCGGCCACGTGATTATTCCCAGAATGGAAATAAGCAGGGATTTCAATATTTTCCACTGTCCGAATACGTTCTTCACTGCAGGTGAAATTGGTGGTGCAAGATACGCTTAATCGCAAGTGTTGTGTAAAGCCTATGTTAGTCAGCCCAAGTTTTGTTCTTTTTAACTTGGCCATCGTTAATAAATTCTTCCTTAACTAAGGCTAGGCAATAATTTTTTGCCTCGCCCAAATGAAAAATAACTTCAACTAAACCGACACAATAGACCTTACACAACACTAGTAAGGGTCAACGTTTATAATCAACCTGACGGATTTGAATTCTTTCTTTGCGAAAAACGGACCCGTTAGGCTTTTCATTTTCTCCTTAAAATCAGCGGGATTCTGATTTCTATGGAGTTTGAGAAGAAGATTTTTGTTGTAGCGATTTTTCACCCTTGCCACGATGGGGTACTCAGGACCCAGAATGGACTGCTCAGGCAAAATGGTGAGCAACTCGTTCTTCAATTCAGCGGAACAATAATCTACCATTTCTGCCTCGCGATGTTGGAGAGTGAGCTTGATCAATCGCGTAAAAGGCGGATAGGCAAACTCTCTTCTTTCCTTAATTTCTTGGTTCAATACACCCTCGTAATTTCCGTGCTTCACTTGCTGAATCAACCATTGATTGGGATCTTGTGACTGAATGATCACTCTGCCTTGCTTCTCTTTCCTTCCTGCTCTTCCTGCAACTTGCGTCATCAATTGGTAGGCCCTCTCCCCCGCCCTGAAGTCGGGAAAGCGAAGCAAGAGATCGGCGTTGAGAATTCCAACCAAATTCACCCGATCGAAATCGAGTCCCTTGGTGATCATTTGCGTACCAATCAAAATATCGATTGAACCGTTTTGGAAATCGGTCAAAATTCGAGAGTATGCATTCTTGGAACGCGTAGAATCCAGATCTAAGCGTGCCACCGTGGCTTC comes from the Cryomorphaceae bacterium 1068 genome and includes:
- the ggt gene encoding gamma-glutamyltransferase, with product MNRIMLLLAVCFLWACQESGETNTSIRVDKSLDSLKAGVACAHPVAAEIGAKILESGGNATDAAVAVQWALAVCFPEAGNIGGGGFMVARRNDGLTTTLDFRERAPGGAFPGLFLGPDGEVLEGISTDTRIAAGVPGSVAGIYEMHDKFGSLQMSYLLEPAIEIARNGFPITADQAQRLNENREMLETRNRFPTAFVKETPWVEGDILIQEDLANTLTRIRDKGPTEFYMGETAQLILEEMGEGRGLITAEDLKKYQPQWRNPIKFSFDRYQVISMPPPSSGGIALEQMFKMAKMLEVDSIVHNSTEYLHFNTEIQRRVYADRSMHLGDPDYYDIPYKELVDSTYLSSRLRNFEYRATPSSRVSHGNMEQVAESMETTHLSVVDEEGNAVSITTTINGMYGSRIVVSGAGFLLNNEMDDFSSKPGTPNSYGLVGGKANSIEPGKRMLSSMTPTIVEKDGELFLVSGSPGGSTIITSVYQTIANCAFFRMDLKDAIAAPKFHSQWLPDKLFLEQDRFPEDLITLLESKGHEIDYFYSLGRVDAIKVSDNGMLEVCGDPRGDDVGAGY
- a CDS encoding PaaI family thioesterase yields the protein MMHEVLKKYNEVNHFGALLGLELKVIKPGEVEYRMEIKEEHLSNPLAAHGGAISAMMDAILGVAALSLAVENDKLVSTVEFKLNYYTPIKLGDKLLGNGKVTFAGNRLISSEGTIFIENENMKIASKGLGTFNGYPASKNEILGKV
- a CDS encoding DUF1883 domain-containing protein, translating into MKILQKPFTAKEKDTIEVTFDKPTKVLLIESSQFTRYKKGLTYQYRGGKAEQSPVTFTVPFDGIWHAVIEKGTYTNPLEVTGNAKLIPHRYDTLNGSEQTGAAKRQVEEYDDTLD
- a CDS encoding peptidylprolyl isomerase; its protein translation is MSKHFTFNKANLFGFAFIILAFIACEPSQSTQEDDELKVKPSAKKVIAKKDSTIAVEREYPKLDSANIESFLSEYFRENPERRVRVITRVGTLKVKLFDDTPLHTANFLMMTKRNYFTGTEFIRVAPNFVVQGGNNESEIEKVKRILIGSYTIPPEFKEERLHKKGALSMARDYENNPNKRSSPYYFFFVHGQKFNEPQLMAIERDSDMVIPQWKREIYKTIGGAPHLDNQHTVFGEIYEGLDVLDKMAAVDTDAGEWPITPLIMQIDIIDE
- a CDS encoding lysophospholipid acyltransferase family protein encodes the protein MKNVFGQWKILKSLLISILGIITWPRYVWTNKSVIAGMDVLQRLPDKNVLFVSNHQTYFSDVILMYHAFGAAKWKFKRGIRNPIYLLAPKLNVYYVAASETMKSGLLPKLFAYGGAITVDRTWRASGKSVEREVNPKDPENISKAVKTGWLVTFPQGTTKAFEKGRKGTAHIIKQNRPIVVPVNIDGFRRAFDKKGLKIKKRDTRLLMKFYEPLDIDYDAPAEEILEQVMVAIKQTSEFLHVPQPEEDGEK
- a CDS encoding DUF1684 domain-containing protein encodes the protein MRFFKTFLFALFAFASISMIAQEARYIEFWAETDAEFADPEKSPLKKEMVAEFDSVARYPYNPDFALMAKFEILDRQKPITFQTTGSIKQRYQKAGTIHFQVDSTELVLSAYRNLELMRMPGHENQLFVPFTDASNGFGTYEGGRYLEMEIPPSDSVFVDFNLVYNPYCAYSDRYSCPIPPRENDLEVKILAGAKSPK